From the genome of Nitrospirota bacterium:
CTGGTCTGTCCCGTCTGTCTTGTCGATCGGACAGAAAACCCAACCAGAGAGACCAGAGGAGCGCTCTCTTCTTACTTGGCCGAGGCCAGGGCTTTAGTGATGAGGGCCTGCGCTTCGTTCTGAATCTGCTTCAGATGGTCTTTCCCGCGGAAGCTTTCGGCGTAGAGTTTGTACACGTCTTCGGTGCCGGAGGGACGGGCGGCGAACCAGCCTTGCTCGGTTACGACTTTCAATCCGCCAATGGCCGCGCCATTGCCGGGAGCCGTCGTCAATTTCGCGAGGATGGTATCGCCGGCTAATTCTGAGGCCTGCACCTGGTCGGGGGAAAGTTTCGACAGGATGGCCTTCTGCTCCGGCGTCGCGGCTGCATCGATCCGCTCGTAGACTGGCTCTCCCAGTTCTTTGGTCAGCTCCCGATACAGTTCGCCGGGATCGCGGCCGGTCTTGGCCATCATCTCCGCAGCCAGCAAGTCCATGATGAGGCCGTCCTTGTCTGTGGACCAGACCGTGCCATCGCGGCGGAGGAAGGAGGCTCCTGCGCTTTCCTCTCCGCCAAAACCAAGCGAGCCGTCCAACAATCCCTTCACGAACCATTTGAACCCGACCGGCACTTCGATCAGCTTACGTCCGAGCTTGGCCGCGACACGATCGATCAGGCTGCTGCTCACGAGCGTTTTGCCGATCGCGGCATCCGGCTTCCAGTCCGGACGGTTCGCAAAGAGATAGGCGATCGAGACGGCCAGATAATGGTTGGGGTTCATCAGGCCGGACGAGCGGGTGACGATACCATGCCGGTCGTTGTCCGCATCGTTGCCGAAGGCGACATCGAAGCGATCCTTCAGCGCAATGAGGTTGGCCATGGCAGAGGGGGAGGAACAGTCCATGCGGATCTTGCCGTCCCAGTCGAGCGGCATGAAGCGGAAGGTCGGATCGACGGCAGGATTCACCACCTCGATGTTCAAGCCATATCGCTCTGCGATCGGCTGCCAGTAGGCCACCCCGGCTCCGCCGAGCGGATCGATGCCGAGTTTCAAGCCGGCTGACCGCAGCAGGTCCATATCGATGATCTGCGCGAGGTCCCCGATGTAGGTCCCGAGGTAGTCATGGGGCTTGGTCGTTGCGGCCCGTCTGGCGCGGGCGTAGGGGAGGCGGGCCACTCCATGGAGATCGGCCTTCATCAAGGCGTTGGCCCGGTCCTCGATCCACTTCGTCACCACTGTATCAGCCGGCCCACCATGCGGCGGGTTGTACTTGATGCCGCCGTCTTCAGGGGGATTATGCGAGGGGGTGATGACGATGCCGTCTGCCAGGCCGGAGCTCTTGCCCCGGTTGTAGGTGAGGATCGCATGAGAGATCACCGGAGTCGGGGTGTAGCCTCCGTCCCGATCCACCATGACCAGGACTCCATTGGCTGCCAGCACCTCAAGGACGCTGGCAAAGGCCGGCTCAGACAGAGCATGGGTATCCATCCCCAGATAGAGGGGGCCGGTGATGTTCTCTCTCTTGCGGTATTCGTAGGTCGCCTGCGCAACCGCGACGATGTGGACTTCGTTAAAGCTGCGCTTGAAGGAGGTGCCTCGATGGCCCGAGGTGCCGAAGGTGACACGCTGCTCGCGCAGGTTCGCATCAGGCTTCTCGGTGTAATAGGCCGTGATGAGGCGAGGAACATTGACCAGCATCGACGGAGGTGCCGGCTGACCTGCAAGAGAATGGTTGGCCACGATATGATCCTTTGGTCCAGATTGGGAACGGTGTACCGCTGCGCGGTATATCTCTGCTCCAGGGCCTCTGTCAAACCTGG
Proteins encoded in this window:
- the pgm gene encoding phosphoglucomutase (alpha-D-glucose-1,6-bisphosphate-dependent) translates to MANHSLAGQPAPPSMLVNVPRLITAYYTEKPDANLREQRVTFGTSGHRGTSFKRSFNEVHIVAVAQATYEYRKRENITGPLYLGMDTHALSEPAFASVLEVLAANGVLVMVDRDGGYTPTPVISHAILTYNRGKSSGLADGIVITPSHNPPEDGGIKYNPPHGGPADTVVTKWIEDRANALMKADLHGVARLPYARARRAATTKPHDYLGTYIGDLAQIIDMDLLRSAGLKLGIDPLGGAGVAYWQPIAERYGLNIEVVNPAVDPTFRFMPLDWDGKIRMDCSSPSAMANLIALKDRFDVAFGNDADNDRHGIVTRSSGLMNPNHYLAVSIAYLFANRPDWKPDAAIGKTLVSSSLIDRVAAKLGRKLIEVPVGFKWFVKGLLDGSLGFGGEESAGASFLRRDGTVWSTDKDGLIMDLLAAEMMAKTGRDPGELYRELTKELGEPVYERIDAAATPEQKAILSKLSPDQVQASELAGDTILAKLTTAPGNGAAIGGLKVVTEQGWFAARPSGTEDVYKLYAESFRGKDHLKQIQNEAQALITKALASAK